The following are encoded together in the Anopheles nili chromosome 3, idAnoNiliSN_F5_01, whole genome shotgun sequence genome:
- the LOC128727341 gene encoding CLIP-associating protein, with amino-acid sequence MAYQKPTDIDGYVTQMAKADMRVKAQLAEDLVLYLSDSENSIECTDLGLLIDGLIPWMTGSHHKIAQRALEAFTELIVRLGQDFNAYTSTILPHVIDRLGDNRDTVREKAQLLLHKLMECRVVVPQSLLDKLSVCFKHKNAKVREEFLQTIVSTLNEYGTQALSVRMYIAPIVSLLGDPTPTVRDAAIQTLVEIYKHVGDKLRVDLKKREVPPTKAAILEQKFDETRNDGLLLPSALTAASGGAGGGQDELDRAPVIERPTRLVKRTPSATPRKPLFETQATGSGDLLLAVGAVSHDIFEASFENVPQLTIFSQRDMDDHVKSINTLIGDKSVDWEKRVDALKKIRSLLMINVQGSPGFVQQLKDLSIAFLDILKELRSQVIREACITLAYMSKVLRSRLDQFAIYILQELINLIQNSAKVISSSGTVALKYVIRYTHAPKIIPILTQNLMLSKSKDIRSSLCEMLGLLFDEWPSKALEKHSSLLREALRKGMVDADNDARRYSRCAFWSFRRHFPDLADNLYGSLDISTQRTLERERENLGTNGTNSMSVSLRGSNSSLNSVSGGVIKRRQSSGLRSPATAQPPVSATSVSTENLTTVPGSSSSAGATRLQRAPSLPRTYNRNRSGIPVATTSREVTPQLQAPHQQPPAARAGAAGGFRSVSAVDTAAAQRARARAQYSTLARLKVTSGTASLQGHYAQQARAKKTPTSASATSSSARDTATPQQPPTPERKIRSRAGVSQSQPTSRSTSPSSKLRDMYGGVTSLYRQTGTVPKKTQSGIPRSLANSRETSPTRSHNQFGSLRRPTYGTSSPRRPPLNPGRPVLAQKILQQSREAENALADALSPGDEHDMPCGDFARLALHRKISRDESDESEASSVCSERSYDSYRRGNDSFSWNGSRTRLDSSRQVIEDIETIIQFCASSHWSERKDGLINLTQYLSEGKMLSQQQLQCVLDLFRKMFMDPHIKVYALFLDTVNELILSHSNDLHDWLFILLTRLFNKLGTDLLGSMHGKIWKTLQLIYEYFPADLQLQCVFRILVDNVQTPNVKTRQATLKFLSQLATSYCTASQFVVHPQNQQVVNHAIQKIIQTTLDQKSIELKSQARMAIVALYNCNPSQMTMTLANLPKQYQDTAKIYIQQNMRRSASGNDSPSSPLSSSSPKPLLSPQQGPYSLQTIASPRSRQASVEVVAESMNTEEVYKNLRKTTAEIQNYSFESKLDRDTNSKDSGISQMGETHMMQSMSVLDGVGHGIYGLPSNGINGHLGGGAVSLEKDDSCNGSKTQSATTTESNTPENTVRLDSMDLAHKTIAQQQMMQQPRPTYSFAENGELVLEKGVKENDVIKAAIVLTLQSPPETTKQVLENLQICIKHGSCELPIKNFKAIMKMLLHLMESQNNDVLIASLDTLGRIVRSTEMKACWSNFLELILLKIIDCYKISKEVSREIDIIVLKIAGVLPLDTSVNILNPVIATGDFPANLCALKILTELTYKQGKHLTDNHLDSIMPNVARLADDTQSMVRKAAVFCIVKLYIVMGEEKVKPKFSLLNASKIRLLNVYIAKSMNGIGGSSSSSKGGPSTTAMS; translated from the exons ATCGCACAACGCGCCTTGGAGGCTTTCACCGAGCTGATCGTCCGGCTCGGGCAGGACTTTAACGCCTACACATCGACCATCCTGCCGCATGTGATCGACCGGCTTGGTGACAACCGAGACACGGTCCGGGAGAAGGCCCAACTGTTGCTGCACAAGCTAATGGAGTGCCGCGTTGTGGTCCCACAGTCCCTCCTGGACAAGCTGAGCGTTTGCTTCAAGCACAAGAACGCCAAGGTGCGCGAGGAGTTCCTGCAGACGATCGTGAGCACGCTGAACGAGTATGGCACCCAGGCACTGTCCGTAAGGATGTACATCGCCCCAATCGTCAGTCTGCTTGGTGATCCAACACCGACGGTTCGTGACGCCGCCATCCAGACGTTGGTCGAGATATACAAGCACGTCGGGGACAAGCTGCGGGTGGACCTAAAGAAGCGTGAAGTTCCACCGACGAAAGCCGCCATCTTGGAGCAGAAGTTTGATGAGACACGCAACGATGGGTTGCTGTTACCTTCGGCTCTGACGGCGGCCTctggtggcgctggtggtggaCAGGATGAGCTAGACCGTGCTCCAGTGATCGAGCGTCCGACACGTCTCGTCAAGCGAACACCTTCAGCTACACCGCGTAAGCCGCTGTTTGAAACGCAAGCGACCGGTTCGGGCGATCTTCTGCTGGCAGTGGGTGCCGTATCTCACGACATCTTCGAGGCGTCCTTCGAGAACGTACCACAGTTGACGATTTTCTCCCAGCGCGATATGGACGATCACGTGAAGTCGATCAACACGCTGATCGGGGATAAAAGCGTGGACTGGGAGAAGCGAGTGGATGCGCTGAAGAAGATCCGCTCGCTGCTGATGATCAACGTGCAAGGATCACCAGGATTCGTCCAGCAGCTAAAGGATCTCTCGATCGCGTTTCTCGACATCCTGAAAGAGCTTCGATCGCAGGTGATCCGGGAGGCGTGCATTACGCTTGCGTACATGAGCAAGGTTCTGCGCAGCCGGCTCGACCAGTTCGCCATCTACATCCTGCAGGAGCTGATCAACCTGATCCAGAACTCGGCGAAGGTGATCTCGTCCTCGGGGACGGTCGCGCTGAAGTACGTGATACGGTACACGCACGCGCCAAAAATCATCCCCATCCTGACGCAGAATCTCATGCTTTCGAAGTCGAAGGACATTCGGAGTTCGCTGTGCGAGATGCTCgggctgctgtttgacgagtgGCCATCGAAGGCACTGGAGAAGCACAGCAGCCTACTCCGGGAAGCGCTCCGTAAAGGCATGGTCGATGCAGATAACGACGCCCGCCGTTACAGCCGATG TGCCTTCTGGAGCTTTCGGCGACACTTTCCGGACCTGGCGGACAATCTGTACGGTTCGCTAGACATCTCGACGCAGCGCACGCTTGAACGCGAGCGGGAAAACCTCGGAACAAACGGTACCAACTCAATGAGCGTTAGTCTACGCGGCAGTAACAGTAGCTTGAACTCTGTCTCTGGTGGGGTGATAA AACGAAGACAATCGTCTGGGCTGCGAAGTCCTGCGACCGCACAACCTCCAG TAAGCGCGACGAGTGTTAGCACGGAAAATCTCACTACGGTCCCAGGATCCTCGTCGTCCGCCGGAGCGACACGTCTGCAACGGGCACCATCGCTTCCCAGAACGTACAATCGCAACCGAAGCGGCATCCCTGTTGCTACAACTTCACGCGAAGTGACCCCGCAGCTACAGGCTCCGCATCAACAGCCACCGGCTGCCCGAG CTGGAGCTGCCGGTGGCTTTCGGAGTGTGTCCGCCGTCGATACCGCCGCTGCCCAGCGGGCCCGGGCCAGGGCGCAATATTCAACGTTGGCCAGACTGAAAGTCACTTCCGGAACGGCGTCCTTGC AAGGACATTACGCGCAACAAG CACGTGCTAAAAAGACACCGACATCAGCATCTGCCACGTCATCTTCCGCTAGAGACACGGCAACACCACAACAACCTCCTACACCGGAGCGCAAGATCCGATCGAGAGCAGGAGTATCACAGTCACAGC CCACATCTAGAAGCACATCGCCGTCTAGCAAACTGCGCGACATGTACGGTGGTGTAACGTCTCTTTACCGACAAACGGGAACGGTGCCCAAAAAGACACAGTCTGGCATTCCCCGATCGCTGGCAAACTCTCGAGAAACCAGCCCGACAAG GTCGCATAATCAGTTCGGTTCGTTGCGACGCCCCACGTACGGCACGAGCAGCCCTCGACGGCCGCCTCTGAATCCAGGACGTCCGGTGTTGGcgcaaaaaatattacaacaaAGCCGCGAGGCCGAGAACGCTCTTGCCGACGCACTATCGCCCGGTGACGAACACGACATGCCATGTGGGGACTTTGCGCGGTTGGCACTGCATCGGAAGATTTCGCGCGATGAATCCGACGAAAGTGAAGCGTCCTCGGTTTGCTCGGAACGCAGCTACGATAGCTACCGACGGGGCAATGAT TCCTTTTCGTGGAATGGCTCGCGGACGCGGTTGGACAGCTCGCGCCAGGTGATCGAAGATATTGAGACTATCATCCAATTCTGCGCCTCATCGCACTGGTCGGAGCGTAAGGATGGGCTGATTAATTTAACCCAATACCTCAGCGAAGGGAAGATGCtgtcgcagcagcagctgcagtgTGTGTTAGATCTGTTTCGAAAGATGTTCATGGATCCACACATCAAGGTGTACGCGCTATTTCTCGACACGGTGAATGAGCTGATTCTGTCGCATTCGAACGATCTGCACGATTGGCTGTTTATACTGCTGACGCGCTTGTTCAACAAACTCGGTACCGATTTGTTGGGTTCCATGCACGGCAAAATCTGGAAAACACTGCAATTGATCTACGAGTACTTCCCTGCCGATCTGCAGCTCCAATGTGTCTTTCG AATATTAGTCGATAACGTGCAAACGCCGAATGTAAAAACCCGTCAGGCGACGCTGAAGTTTCTCTCCCAGCTGGCCACGAGCTACTGCACGGCATCGCAGTTTGTGGTGCACCCGCAAAACCAACAGGTGGTAAATCACGCAATACAGAAGATAATCCAAACCACACTGGATCAGAAGAGCATCGAGTTAAAGTCACAGGCACGCATGGCGATCGTTGCTTTATACAATTGCAATCCCTCACAG ATGACAATGACGCTAGCAAATCTTCCAAAACAGTATCAAGATACAGCAAAAATCTACATTCAGCAGAACATGAGAAGAAGTGCTTCAG GAAATGATAGTCCATCATCTCCACTGTCGTCTTCAAGCCCCAAACCATTGCTTAGTCCTCAGCAGGGGCCGTATAGTTTACAGACCATCGCTA GTCCACGATCACGACAGGCATCGGTTGAGGTAGTAGCCGAATCAATGAACACCGAGGAAGTGTACAAGAATCTGCGCAAAACCACCGCCGAGATACAGAATTACAGCTTCGAGAGCAAACTTGATCGTGACACCAACAGTAAGGATTCCGGTATCAGCCAAATGGGTGAAACGCACATGATGCAGTCGATGTCGGTTTTGGACGGAGTCGGTCACGGTATCTATGGACTGCCATCAAACGGAATCAATGGCCATTTAGGAGGTGGTGCGGTTAG TTTGGAAAAGGATGACTCGTGCAATGGATCGAAAACGCAGTCTGCTACGACGACGGAATCTAACACGCCCGAAAATACTGTACGGCTGGATAGCATGGACCTAGCCCACAAGACGATAGCACAACAGCAGATGATGCAGCAACCGCGCCCAACCTACAGTTTTGCTGAAAACGGCGAACTTGTACTGGAAA AAGGTGTTAAGGAGAACGATGTCATAAAGGCTGCGATTGTTCTGACGCTTCAATCGCCACCGGAAACCACAAAGCAGGTGTTAGAAAATTTGCAGATTTGCATCAAGCACGGTTCCTGTGAACTACCAATTAAGAATTTTAA AGCAATTATGAAAATGCTGCTCCATCTGATGGAATCGCAGAATAACGATGTGCTAATAGCATCGCTCGATACCCTCGGTCGTATCGTGCGCAGCACAGAGATGAAGGCCTGCTGGAGTAACTTCCTTGAGCTGATTCTATTAAAGATAATAGACTGTTATAAAATTAGCAAAGAG GTGTCACGGGAGATCGACATCATAGTACTAAAGATCGCGGGTGTGTTACCGCTTGACACTTCCGTGAACATACTGAACCCAGTCATCGCGACCGGCGACTTTCCGGCTAATCTGTGTGCCCTAAAAATACTGACCGAATTGACGTACAAGCAGGGCAAGCATCTTACCGATAATCACCTGGATAGCATAATGCCAAATGTAGCTAGG CTCGCCGATGATACTCAATCTATGGTACGGAAGGCGGCAGTGTTCTGTATCGTTAAACTCTATATTGTGATGGGCGAAGAGAAAGTAAAACCAAAATTCTCCTTATTGAACGCGAGTAAGATAAG ATTATTGAACGTGTACATTGCAAAGTCAATGAATGGCATTGGAggtagtagtagcagcagtaaaGGAGGACCGTCGACGACAGCGATGTCATGA
- the LOC128724514 gene encoding angiotensin-converting enzyme-like yields MGTPGGWYPRGPRTGTNAKAWFERMNAELLSLNHEAAKYGWDLSTQPQGRGEFTLESMVQLAQRRSAWLQDTCDEGALYRQHGWPYDRAYYLLCRGPRYTSEELSQMARLFSIIQRIYTESEVCLPTNCELPVEDDGSALWSQTFVRYPWLSTVVHLNLASVAPVPAQVIYQNLKLDIPEQLECFTGEPDLERLMLSDGIDRVCGGQLQNEAVLRWAWESWRMVAGPPMRKKYGQLIDLMNNGCLRGASHQDAGECWREELEIADLRTVVDRLWLEVKPLYQKLHAVVRHFVRRKYPTEASAIDGDGLIPAHLVGGMWSQSWVGFSHDIIPHPVDIDQAFARTNWTSMDLVRRAEDLYASVGLPRMPGEFWNNSLIGNTSSMGKCHGTAANMFADDASDLRMIVCPRTEAVAQDFYVTVHEMGHIVYYMETAKLPTIFRDGTTAAFQEAFGDAMYLGAVTPQHLVRLGLLDSEHMAPEAKTGSSLNSFDYAFLLRMALGKIPSIPFEYLMDRYRWDLFDGSVDYSSEANSYFWRLLQQQQGIRAPSSVRSRTPFFDAGAVYHLSDNTPFVRYFLASLLSYQIYEGLCQSTLYGTVSSVTNEIPMPLHRCDLYGSKKAGKLLKKSLELGASVHWTVVLEALTGDVEISANSLLKYYQPLSDYLDGFIQRHQLIIGWEH; encoded by the exons ATGGGgacgcctggtggctggtACCCGCGTGGTCCACGGACAGGCACGAACGCGAAGGCATGGTTCGAACGTATGAACGCGGAATTACTTTCACTGAACCATGAAGCAGCAAAATACGGATGGGATTTAAG CACACAGCCACAGGGCCGTGGGGAATTCACGCTCGAAAGCATGGTCCAATTAGCTCAACGAAGGTCCGCCTGGTTACAGGACACCTGCGACGAGGGCGCCCTCTATCGGCAGCACGGTTGGCCGTACGATCGCGCGTACTATCTCCTGTGCCGAGGGCCACGCTACACCTCCGAGGAACTGAG CCAAATGGCACGgttgttttccatcatccaACGCATCTACACGGAGTCTGAGGTTTGTCTGCCAACGAATTGTGAGCTTCCGGTCGAGGATGACGGCAGTGCACTGTGGAGTCAGACATTTGTGCGGTATCCATGGCTTAGCACCGTTGTACACCTAAATCTCGCCTCGGTAGCACCGGTTCCAGCGCAAGTAATCTATCAGAACCTGAAGCTGGATATACCGGAACAGTTGGAATGTTTCACCGGAGAACCGGATTTGGAGCGTCTCATGCTCTCCGACGGCATAGACCGGGTGTGTGGCGGTCAGTTGCAAAACGAGGCGGTTCTTCGCTGGGCATGGGAATCCTGGCGAATGGTGGCTGGGCCTCCGATGCGCAAGAAGTACGGACAACTCATCGATCTCATGAACAACGGTTGTCTGCGGGGAGCGAGTCACCAGGATGCGGGTGAGTGCTGGCGGGAAGAGCTAGAAATTGCCGACCTCCGCACGGTGGTCGATCGTTTGTGGCTCGAAGTTAAACCACTGTACCAGAAGCTGCACGCCGTGGTGCGCCATTTCGTGCGCCGGAAGTACCCCACGGAAGCATCCGCCATTGATGGTGATGGTCTTATTCCTGCGCACCTTGTCGGTGGAATGTGGAGCCAGTCTTGGGTTGGTTTTAGTCACGATATCATCCCACATCCGGTGGACATCGATCAAGCGTTCGCACGGACCAACTGGACCTCGATGGATCTTGTGCGGCGTGCGGAGGATCTGTACGCTTCCGTCGGGTTGCCACGCATGCCGGGTGAGTTCTGGAACAACAGCCTAATcggcaacaccagcagcatggGTAAATGCCACGGAACAGCGGCCAATATGTTTGCGGATGATGCGTCCGATTTGCGAATGATCGTGTGTCCTCGCACGGAAGCGGTGGCTCAAGATTTTTACGTGACGGTTCACGAGATGGGACACATCGTGTACTACATGGAGACCGCCAAGCTGCCCACCATATTCCGCGACGGTACGACGGCTGCATTTCAGGAAGCGTTCGGTGATGCCATGTATCTTGGTGCCGTAACACCACAACATCTCGTCCGGCTTGGGTTGCTTGACTCGGAGCacatggcaccggaagcaaagACGGGATCTTCGTTGAATTCCTTCGATTACGCGTTCCTGTTGCGCATGGCATTGGGGAAAATTCCTTCCATTCCCTTCGAGTACCTCATGGACCGGTACCGTTGGGATTTGTTCGATGGCAGCGTTGACTACTCGAGCGAGGCTAATAGCTATTTCTGGCGTTtgctgcaacaacagcaaggcATTCGGGCTCCTTCCTCGGTACGATCGCGGACTCCATTTTTCGATGCCGGCGCTGTGTACCATCTTTCCGATAATACACCTTTCGTGCGCTATTTTCTGGCAAGTCTCCTGAGCTATCAGATTTACGAGGGTTTGTGTCAGAGCACGCTGTACGGCACAGTCAGCAGCGTGACCAACGAAATCCCGATGCCATTGCATAGGTGTGATTTGTATGGCTCGAAAAAGGCTGGCAAGCTTCTGAAGAAATCCCTGGAACTCGGTGCATCCGTACACTGGACCGTCGTGCTGGAGGCGCTCACTGGAGACGTGGAGATTTCGGCAAACAGTCTGCTCAAGTACTATCAACCGTTGAGCGATTACCTAGATGGTTTCATCCAACGCCACCAGCTCATCATCGGTTGGGAACACTAA
- the LOC128725233 gene encoding cytochrome c oxidase subunit 7C, mitochondrial-like, with protein sequence MFARAANVTRSGMTNLVRYSHSHGGIPGENLPFSLTNRFKLTAMFIVFFGSGLGAPFFILRHQLLKK encoded by the exons ATGTTTGCCCGTGCCGCCAACGTTACCCGTTCCGGAATGACCAATCTGGTCAGATACTCCCATTCCCACGGTGGAATCCCTGGCGAG aacCTCCCGTTCAGCCTGACCAACCGGTTCAAGCTTACCGCGATGTTCATCGTTTTCTTCGGTTCCGGATTGGGCGCTCCCTTCTTCATCCTCAGACATCAGCTGTTGAAGAAGTAA
- the LOC128726970 gene encoding dnaJ homolog subfamily C member 5 homolog, giving the protein MDKRKLSTSGDTLYQTLGIQKTATADEIKKTYRKLALKYHPDKNPNNPDAAEKFKEVNRAHSILSDLTKRNIYDNYGSLGLYIAEQFGEENVNAYFVVTSPTCKALFLICGIITGCYCCCCCCCCCNFCFGKYKPVPPENAGDYHHLHRDGPSSSNAGEGTAVTEQPTRREDLADLEDNGGSSGPVTSQPQAGQAQGAGMPVYAMPPPSANPTNPFTGAAAATESTGLNKGNQPIYTPGMK; this is encoded by the exons ATGGATAAAAGGAAATTATC TACGTCCGGGGATACCCTTTATCAGACGTTAGGCATCCAAAAGACGGCCACGGCGGATGAGATCAAGAAAACATACCGAAAGCTCGCGCTGAAGTATCATCCGGATAAGAACCCCAACAATCCAGATGCGGCAGAAAAG TTCAAAGAAGTAAACCGAGCTCATTCCATTTTGAGTGATTTGACGAAGAGGAACATCTACGACAACTACGGCTCGCTGGGACTGTACATTGCAGAACAATTTGGCGAAGAGAACGTCAATGCTTACTTCGTCGTGACGTCGCCTACGTGCAAG GCACTGTTCTTGATTTGTGGTATTATCACCGggtgttattgttgttgctgctgttgctgttgctgcaactTCTGCTTTGGCAAATACAAACCGGTACCTCCAGAGAACGCCGGCGATTATCACCATCTACAC AGAGATGGTCCCAGTAGTAGCAACGCAGGGGAAGGAACGGCCGTCACAGAACAGCCTACGCGAAGA GAGGATTTGGCTGATTTGGAGGATAACGGAGGCAGCAGTGGCCCAGTGACGTCCCAACCGCAAGCTGGCCAGGCGCAGGGAGCCGGAATGCCCGTTTACGCgatgccaccaccatcggcgAACCCTACGAACCCGTTCACGGGAGCAGCGGCCGCAACGGAGAGCACAGGCCTAAACAAGGGCAACCAACCCATCTACACGCCAG GTATGAAGTGA
- the LOC128727613 gene encoding cytosolic non-specific dipeptidase: MVDWVAERLRTLGATVELADVGKQKLSDGRVLDLPKVILGVLGTDPAKKTVCLYGHLDVQPAIKEDGWSTEPFVLTEKDGKLFGRGSSDDKGPVLGWLHAIEGFQAIGEPLPVNLKFVFEGMEESGSEGLDELLYARQKDFLSDVDYVCISDNYWLGTDKPCITYGLRGICYFEVEVGCAHKDLHSGVFGGTVYEAMNDLVYLLGTLADSEGRILIPKIYQEVAPMLPNEQAIYDAIHFDVGSYRAELGARKLMHKEDKTKILMHRWRQPSLSIHGVEGAFYEPGQKTVIPKKVIGKFSIRIVPNQTPELTERYVAEYLKAKWAERGSPNHFEVRMAHGGKPWTEDPNHPHYQAARTATKHVYNVDPDMTREGGSIPVTLTLQQTTGKNVLLLPMGASDDGAHSQNEKIDVRNYIEGTKLLGAYLYEVSQISG, from the exons ATGGTGGACTGGGTTGCCGAGCGGTTGCGCACCCTCGGGGCAACGGTCGAGCTGGCGGATGTTGGCAAACAAAAGCTGTCCGACGGTCGTGTACTTGATCTTCCGAAGGTCATCCTCGGGGTGCTAGGGACG GACCCAGCGAAGAAGACAGTATGCTTGTACGGCCATCTCGATGTGCAACCGGCCATAAAGGAGGACGGTTGGTCGACAGAACCGTTCGTGCTGACCGAGAAGGACGGGAAGCTGTTTGGACGCGGTTCCAGCGATGACAAAGGGCCGGTTCTGGGATGGCTCCATGCGATTGAAGGCTTCCAGGCCATCGGTGAGCCGCTACCGGTGAATCTGAAATTCGTCTTCGAAGGCATGGAAGAGTCCGGAAGCGAAGGACTGGACGAGCTGTTGTACGCTCGGCAGAAGGATTTTCTCTCCGACGTGGATTACGTGTGCATTTCCGACAACTACTGGCTTGGTACGGATAAACCCTGCATTACGTATGGCCTGCGTGGCATTTGCTATTTTGAAGTCGAGGTGGGCTGTGCCCATAAGGACCTGCACAGTGGCGTATTCGGCGGGACCGTGTACGAAGCGATGAACGATCTGGTATACCTGCTCGGTACGCTGGCGGACAGCGAGGGACGTATTCTGATTCCAAAAATCTACCAGGAGGTTGCACCAATGCTTCCGAACGAGCAGGCCATCTACGATGCGATCCATTTCGACGTCGGAAGCTACCGGGCGGAACTGGGTGCACGCAAGCTGATGCACAAGGAGGACAAAACGAAGATCCTTATGCACCGTTGGCGTCAGCCAAGCCTTTCGATTCATGGTGTAGAAGGCGCGTTCTACGAACCTGGTCAGAAGACGGTCATCCCGAAAAAGGTCATTGGCAAGTTTTCGATCCGCATTGTCCCGAACCAGACGCCTGAATTGACTGAGCGTTACGTGGCTGAATATCTGAAGGCAAAGTGGGCCGAACGAGGCTCACCGAATCATTTCGAGGTACGCATGGCCCACGGTGGCAAACCATGGACGGAAGATCCGAATCATCCACACTACCAGGCGGCCCGGACGGCAACCAAGCACGTGTACAACGTTGATCCGGATATGACGCGTGAGGGAGGTTCCATTCCGGTCACGTTGACCCTGCAGCAGACGACGGGCAAGAacgtgttgctgttgccgaTGGGTGCCTCAGACGATGGTGCGCATTCGCAGAACGAAAAGATCGACGTACGCAATTACATCGAGGGG ACCAAACTACTCGGTGCCTATTTGTACGAGGTGTCCCAGATTTCTGGCTAG
- the LOC128727614 gene encoding OCIA domain-containing protein 1 produces MQQNDQVQQTNDAQRNALNFQFSPEELQVLRECNRESFFQRSLPLGTAMGFGAWYAVHNKYLKPSVRFGPTPKILVGVTLGYFIGKISYQSKCAEKILQLPNSRLADLMRQRRQGSSGMADKFLPDQGFGASSMLTPFETTAPRERQADESFLSNGSLNLYYDGPQYSGLDDSGRPTIDSTATFEEDLQLPLAPKSSKSYEELRRQNREEYVKRQQQPYRPATILEDSPPVRRELTERRNVPSEDPSPGPGIPTVKNKYGDAWSQ; encoded by the exons ATGCAACAAAACGATCAAGTGCAACAGACCAACGATGCGCAAAGGAATGCATTA aattttcaattttcccctgAAGAATTGCAAGTTCTGAGAGAATGCAATCGCGAGTCATTTTTTCAACGGTCGCTGCCATTGGGAACGGCTATGGGATTCGGAGCATGGTACGCAGTTCACAATAAGTATCTAAAG CCTAGCGTTAGATTCGGTCCAACCCCTAAGATTCTGGTGGGTGTCACGCTCGGGTATTTTATCGGGAAGATAAGCTACCAAAGCAAATGTGCCGAAAAGATACTCCAGCTGCCCAACTCTCGATTGGCGGATTTAATGCGCCAACGTCGCCAAGGATCATCAGGAATGGCCGATAAATT CCTTCCTGACCAAGGCTTCGGTGCATCCAGTATGTTAACTCCTTTTGAGACCACCGCTCCACGGGAACGGCAAGCCGATGAATCGTTCCTTAGCAATGGTTCGTTAAATTTATACTACGATGGTCCACAATATTCTGGCCTAGACGACAGCGGTCGTCCAACCATAGACT CTACGGCAACATTCGAAGAGGATCTTCAGCTACCGCTTGCTCCAAAATCGTCCAAAAGCTACGAGGAACTTCGGCGGCAAAATCGCGAAGAATACGTAAAACGCCAGCAACAACCATACCGGCCCGCGACCATCCTCGAGGACAGTCCACCAGTAAGACGTGAGTTAACCGAACGCCGGAACGTACCTTCTGAGGATCCATCCCCCGGTCCTGGTATACCAACGGTTAAGAACAAATACGGTGATGCTTGGTCGCAGTAA